The sequence below is a genomic window from uncultured Stenotrophomonas sp..
TGATCGCGCTGGCGTTGACCTCGGACACGCAGTCGGTGGCCGAGCTGTACAACCTGGCCGACTCGCTGCTGGCGCAGCGCCTGCGGCAGCTGCCCGGGGTGTCGCAGGTGGACATCGCCGGCGCCTCCACCCCGGCGGTGCGGGTGGACCTCAACCTGCGCGCGATGACCGCGCTGGGGCTGAGCCCGGACGACCTGCGCAACGCCATGCGCGCGGCCAACGTCGCCTCGCCGCTGGGCTTCCTCGACGACGGCCGCAGCCAGACCGCCATCGTCCTCAACGACCAGGTGCGCAAGGCCGCCGACTTCGCCAACATCGCCATCGCCAGCCACGACGGCGCGGTGGTCCGGCTGCGGGACATCGCCAGCGTCTACGACGGCCAGCAGGACGCCTACCAGGCGGCGTGGTTCAACGGCCGGCGCGGCGTGCTGATGTACGTGTACCTGCGTGGCGGCGACAACCTGGTGGCGACGGTCGACCGGGTCAAGGCGGCCATTCCCGCGCTGTCCGGCTACCTTGACGCCGGCACCACGCTCACGCCCTACTTCGACCGCACCCCGACCATCCGCGCCTCGCTGGCCGAGGTGCAGATCACGCTGATGATCAGCCTGGCGATGGTGGTGCTGACGATGGCGCTGTTCCTGCGCAGGCTGGCGCCGACGCTGATCGCCGCGATCACCGTGCCGCTGTCGCTGGCCGGTGCGGCGCTGGTGATGGCCGCGCTGGGCTTCACCCTCAACAACCTGACCTTGCTGGCGCTGGTGATCGCCATTGGTTTTGTCGTCGACGACGCCATCGTGGTGATCGAGAACATCATGCGCCACCTCGATGCCGGCATGCCGCGGCTGCAGGCGGCGATGGCCGGCGCGCGCGAGATCGGCTTCACCATCGTCTCGATCACCGCCTCGCTGGTGGCGGTATTCCTGCCGATCATCTTCGCCCAGGGCATGCTCGGCGCGTTCTTCCGCGAGTTCACGCTGACCCTGGTCGCCGCGATCATGGTTTCGGCCGTCGTCTCGCTGACCCTGACCCCGGCGCTGTGCGCGCGCTTCCTGCAACCGCACGAGGCGCACGTGCGCGAATCGCGCCTGCACCGGCTGCTCGACCGCGCGCACGGAGGCATGCTCCACGCCTACACGGTGGCGCTGGATTTCTCGCTGCGCCACGCGCTGCTGCTGGCACTGACCCCGTTGCTGTTGATTGTGGCCACCTTCTACCTCGGCGGCGCGGTCGGCAAGGGCAACTTCCCCGAGCAGGACACCGGCCTGATCTGGGGCCGCGCCAGTTCCGCAGCCACCGTTTCGTTCGCGGAAATGAGCGAACGCCAGCGCCGCCTGAGCGACATGATGCTGGCCGATCCGGCGGTGAAGATGGTCGGTACCCGGCTCGGGGCCGGCCGCCAGGGCAGCAGCGCGCAGTTCAACATCGAGCTGAAGACCGTGGCCGAGGGCCGTCGCGAGCCGACCGGCACGGTGGTCGCACGGCTGAGCGCCAAGGCCGCGCAGTTCCCCGACCTCGACGTACGCCTGCGCGCGATCCAGGACCTGCCCTCCGACGGCGGGGGTGGTGGCGGCCAGGGCGCGCAGAACCGCATCACCCTGCAGGGCAACGACGGCGAGCAACTGGCCGAATGGCTGCCGAAGGTGGTGGCCGCGCTGAAGCAGAACCCGAAGCTGCGCGACGTCGGCTCGGACGTGGACAAGGGCGGGCTGATGCAGAAGATCGTCATCGACCGCGACAAGGCCTCGCGGCTGGGCGTGAGCATCGGCGCGGTCGATGGCGCGCTGTACGGCGCCTTCGGCCAGCGGCAGATTTCCACCATCTACGCCGACCTCAACCAGTACGGCGTGGTGGTCAACGCGCTGCCGGGGCAGACCGGCAGCCCCGCCGCCATCGAGGACCTGTACGTGGCCTCCAGCAGCGGGCAGATGGTGCCGCTGACCGCCTTCGCCCACCAGGAGCCGGGGCTGGCGCCATCGCAGGTGACCCACCAGAACCAGTACACGGTGATGGACCTGAGCTACAACCTCGCCCCCGGCGTGAGCAGCGGCGAGGGCGACGCCATCGTCAAGTCGGTGATCGAGGGCCTGCGCATGCCCGGCGACATCCGCCAGGCCGCCCCCGGCGGCTTCCGCCAGGCACTGGA
It includes:
- the mdtC gene encoding multidrug efflux system, subunit C (Evidence 2a : Function of homologous gene experimentally demonstrated in an other organism; PubMedId : 12107134, 21450803; Product type t : transporter), with the protein product MNLSAPFIKRPIGISLLAIGLFFAGLLCYLRLGVAALPNLTIPVIFVQASNIGADANTMASTVTAPLERHLGQVPGISTMRSSSSDGRSMVFLMFDTSRDIDSAAQDVQAAINAAMADLPAGIGTPTYQKANPNDDPVIALALTSDTQSVAELYNLADSLLAQRLRQLPGVSQVDIAGASTPAVRVDLNLRAMTALGLSPDDLRNAMRAANVASPLGFLDDGRSQTAIVLNDQVRKAADFANIAIASHDGAVVRLRDIASVYDGQQDAYQAAWFNGRRGVLMYVYLRGGDNLVATVDRVKAAIPALSGYLDAGTTLTPYFDRTPTIRASLAEVQITLMISLAMVVLTMALFLRRLAPTLIAAITVPLSLAGAALVMAALGFTLNNLTLLALVIAIGFVVDDAIVVIENIMRHLDAGMPRLQAAMAGAREIGFTIVSITASLVAVFLPIIFAQGMLGAFFREFTLTLVAAIMVSAVVSLTLTPALCARFLQPHEAHVRESRLHRLLDRAHGGMLHAYTVALDFSLRHALLLALTPLLLIVATFYLGGAVGKGNFPEQDTGLIWGRASSAATVSFAEMSERQRRLSDMMLADPAVKMVGTRLGAGRQGSSAQFNIELKTVAEGRREPTGTVVARLSAKAAQFPDLDVRLRAIQDLPSDGGGGGGQGAQNRITLQGNDGEQLAEWLPKVVAALKQNPKLRDVGSDVDKGGLMQKIVIDRDKASRLGVSIGAVDGALYGAFGQRQISTIYADLNQYGVVVNALPGQTGSPAAIEDLYVASSSGQMVPLTAFAHQEPGLAPSQVTHQNQYTVMDLSYNLAPGVSSGEGDAIVKSVIEGLRMPGDIRQAAPGGFRQALDPTSMLMLVIAAIATVYIVLGMLYESYIHPVTILSTLPSAAVGALLALWMTGTDLSVISMIALVLLIGIVKKNAIMMIDFALVAQREHGKSPAEAVREASIVRFRPIMMTTMVAILAALPLAIGLGEGSELRRPLGIAMIGGLLISQSLTLLSTPALYVIFSCLQQHWRGWRARRRAHRQQRTTRATP